The DNA segment tgctataatttaaaataatcgAAATTTTCTTATCGGATTATTTTCGGTTATCACCGGAATAGTATCGTGTAACTCAAACCGGTATAGTTATTTTAGACCGACGTAGTCTATTAATACCGAATTTCACGTTATTGAATCTAAAGGACAActattctaaaatttatatttttattggtaATTGATAGACGCTAAATAATTCTATTAAATTTTGACGAAACTATCGAAACCGaacttactcaaaatcataccTAGAGCACTTGAAAATAATTTAGATATAAAATATAGTTATTTAGATAtaaaatacagttaccgaaaTATCGTCGTTGGTTACCGAAAATTCATCGGTGCGATCCATTGATAGCTGATCCAATTTCGGTATGATCCGTCGACAGCTGATCCGAAATGTCATCGGAATATTGCATCGACAAggttgataaaaatattccttCTTAAACATTTCTCTCCATAATTCATAAGATTAACAAAATTGTGCACCAAAAACTCCATTTGCTATTTATTCCTCtcttaaaatcaaataaattcaTTTGAACCAAAAAAACTAGTTGAACATAtataaattgaatttttgtATAAAACAAATTCATATCCAAAACAtaatatctttttaattttcactaaaaaaacaaactttcattccctttctttttttttaaaatacgcCCAAAATCccccaaaaatatatatagaaaaattcCCCTTCATTAATATGTGTTCTACCCTATACATATACAATCCATAAAACAAATATCCTATATCTTAAATATACATGTGGCAATTTAAAAACAAGTTAGTAAGCCATGTGTCaacattatattaaaaataccaTGATGTAGGACACATGGTTCACACTtgttaaaaatgtatatatatataatatatttctaATTTATTCTTATGACACATGTTTCACACTTGGCATTAAAAGGATTGACACATTAGATTAGTCATCCTTATATTCACGACACATATTGGCCCCTTTACCAACAATATATATtacaattataataattattattaatatatataattggaaattatgactttttttttttggtagaaggAAATTATGACTTATTACTCATTGCTAATCTattttaaatctttttaatatttatccTCCATCAAAATTGAAGTAACCTTTCTtctatttatatatacattattattattattattttaaaacatgaaATAGGAAGTTTAATAAATGTATgtttaatttatcaaaaaatttccatTTAATTGGTCATGTTTTTACGTTATTATAATTTGTTTAACAACTAACATCTTAAAAGCTAATTTTACTTTACAATTTAGTATTCTATAccactaataataataataataataaactatcTAATTAATAATGCATACTCATGATCTAGTTATTAATTTAAAGTAAGGTTCTTCTaaattacaagtttttggattctcttaatttacacctaaaaacattaaattaaacccgATAAATTAAACCCGATAGTATAATTAAAttcgtaattaattaatatataaaaattagattataatatatTGAAGATTAGAATTTTAGACACAGACGTTACACTTAAAACCCTTTGATTCTCAAAACTGTCGgttaaaaaaagtataaaaccTTTTGACCCAATATATTGTTGAAActtgtaaaatggataaacttaaagaataatttttattgggactaaatcgtaagaaatcccgcttcgacccaagaattaaagtttctcagaataatgttttacattttctgaaattttttgagaattttctgggcactttttttctcgcccGAAAACgctcacccggattccgttcatcgGAATTTTGAAGCACGTTGGGAGGTGATGAAAAAGTATATGTCCATGGTCAAACTACCTTTTCAGGAAGGAAAGCCCGAAGGTTGTAGTCTTAAAGTTCAATGAATCCCTAGGGAGGAGAGTCCTTAAATAGGCTCATATCAACTAGAAACTTTAGCATAAAGCTTAACTAACTAGACACATGAACTAATGAGCATTCTAGACTCCAAAGATATGCTCCTTTTCCAAATAACACACCGAATCTTATGAAAAAGTAAAAATGGAATGGCTCTAAGCCAATTAATTACTTACACGTGGAAAGGTACTCAATCTCAGGTATATTTTCAGATCTCTATATAAATAGCCCATTGACAAACGCCACAAGGTATGCATTCATTCTTCAAACACATATTGTTTTCAAATTTACTTCCTTAAAGTAGATCACTGAGTTGAGCGGCCCCTCCCTGACTGTTTGTTGATTGTTTTAGGTCTTTTCAAGTCCGATCGTGATCATCGTGTGGATTGAGAGACATCACTAATAGACGAATAGAGCTAATATTATCATATTTTACTACAATTCTAATTCACatggttataaattaaaataaatgatgctTTAAAGGCTTGGTCCATGAGATGAATTCGTATTAGCAAAGAGTTTTCTAAATAGtaaaacataaattaataaGCATAATAAAGTATTCCTGTTAATATGGGGTTTCCTAAGGATAATGTCTAATTGCATCATTCAGTTTATTTTAGCTTCTTCTAATGACAATCAACCTTCTTTTATTTCCTCATATTTCACTCAATTGAATAATTTTTGAGAAGAAATGGTCTTTACCTTCTTGTACATATGGTGAAGCTAGTTGTGTCAATGAGCAATGTTTCAAAACTATTACCTATCTAAATTGGTTAAAGAGTGGTTTCaagaagaaaataatttagctaaagcatgagattttgtctttcttataatgaaaatagtaaTGACATATGTGAAAGATCAACTAATGGAAAACGAGAATGGGGGATGTTCTAAAAAGAATTGCAAAAGTACTTCAGAAGGAAATATGTCTAGGAGATTCAAACTAGAATATATATGGTGTGGCCGGTGTGTCAGCCACGTGTTTTGtccaaaaatcaatttttttttactatttagaAAACTCTTTGCTAATACGAATTCATCTCATGGACCAAGCCTTTAAagcatcatttattttaatttataaccatATGAATTAGAACTGTAGTAAAATATGATAATATTATCTCTATTAGTCTATTAGTGATATCTCTCAATCCACACGATGATCGCGATCGGACTTGAAAAGACCTAAAACAATCAACAAACAGTTAGGGAGAGGCCGCTCAACTCAGTGATCTACTTTAAGGAAGTAAATTTGAAAACAGTATGTGTTTGAAGAATGAATGCATACCTTGTGGCGTTTGTCAATGGGCTATTTATAGAGATCTGAAAATATACCTGAGATTGAGTACCTTTCCACGTCTaagtaattaattggctttagaGCCATTCCATTTTTACTTTTTCATAAGATTCGGTGTGTTATTTGGAAAAGGAGCATATCTTTGGAGTCCAGAATGCTCATTAGTTCATGTGTCCAGTTTGTTAAGCTTTATGCTAAAGTTTCTAGTTGATATGAGCCTATTTAAGGACTCTCCTCCCTAGGGATTCATTGAACTTTAAGACTACAACCTTCGGGCTTTCCTTCCTGCAAAGGTAGTTTGACCATGGACATATACTTTTTCATCACCTCCCAACGTGCTtcaaaattccggtgaacggaatccgggtgggcgttttctggcgagaaaacaagtgcccagaaaattctaaaaaaatttcagaaaatgtaaaacattattccgagaaactttaattcttgggtcgaagcgggatttcttacgatttagtcccaataaaaattgttctttaagtttatccattttacagGCTTCAACAATATATTGGGTCAAAAGGTTTTATACTTTTTATAACCGACAGTTATGAGAATCAAAGAGTTTTAAGCTTTTTGTAACCGATGATGGGTATAATGAACATTAATCTTCTTTTAATTAGAGGGTTTTAAGCTTTGTAACAGATATGAGAATCAAaaggttttaaattttttgtaacCGACAAATATGGAATGAAATGATTTGAAGTTTCTTTATAACCGATAAATATGGGAAGGGTTGTATGATTTTTGTAACCGACGATGGAGGGGATGAacattaatctacttaaaaaaattaagattttttttatttttttacctgTAATTTTATATCTAGTGTGATATTTTGTCATCAACTGTGTGTTTCACTATAatagattttataatttttacaactCATCTATTGCTGACATGATATGTTCACATAATATGTTTTGCACTGAActtttatatatagatagagatATGCGTTAGGGGCATAAGattatgtacaaattatttaatgtttttaataaTGACGATCTATAAAAATGCATCTAAAAAATTGTTGGTATATGTGTGTGTGCGCTTTTCTTTGTAGTGATTTGGAGAACATTAATGAGGAaagtttttttaagtttttgccaaattaaatatttagttatTAATGAGAAATATTTAATAAGGGGTTTTATGTATccacattatatttataaaagaaatgcttttaatgaagaatttattgtatcatcattattatttttcttattatagAATAGTTTTGTTGTAATATTGTAATTAATTTTCTGCATAGAAACTGAAACCATGTCTATAATGTTAGTTGTTACAACTTACGATAGACTTCCACTAATTGTGTATATAAGCATATACattaacaataataaacatCAGTTGAGGTTTTCACTTGTTATAAAAagaaacacattcttcaacatcTTCTACACGAACAAaatgtttgattttgaaattgaattCAACAAGAAAATTGGATGTCTTGTTTACATAATCACCCATTTACTAGTTTCCACTATAGCTTGTgggaatgaaaataatatttcaattaaTCGAGAAAGTTTTCCTGCATCCTTTGACTTTGGGATAGGATCATCTGCTTATCAGGTATATAactaattataatattcattttttttaaccaaatattcattttattaagaTGTCATTATGTATTACTCTAcataagtttaatattttttattgaatagtATTAAGGTGCAACAACTAAAGACGGGAGAGGACCATGCATATGGGATACCTTCATTAAAAAATCCTCAGGTTTCATATGTTTTTAATCAAACATAAACTGCTCAAAATTTatgattatttaaaaaatgtatatatttttttaatataaaatttggatATGGTGCAGGTTCTGTAGCTGACCACAGTAATGCTAGTATTACCACTGACCAGTATCATAGATACAAGGTAGATATGTTGTTTTTATATgtcataaatatatttattaattaatctaataacatacatatatatttcacCAGGAAGATGTGCGTATACTGAAAGACAtatgttttgatatttatagattttccatcTTTTGGTCTAGAGTTTTACCTAGTAAGTTTAccgttatatatttttatttattagctcttttgaaaaaaaaaatagttacttTTTCTAACTTTATTTCTCTTATATTTTGTACAATAATTTAGAAGGAGGGCGACGTGGAGGAGTAAATAAAAAAGGCATCAACCACTATAATAAACTCATTAATCACCTATTATCAAAAGGTTTAATAGCAATGTCCCTTTcccttattaatatattttatttactttgcAATTTTAAATAAGTAATACATTACTAATTTTAAAGCCTAATATTTTGGTTAGTTCTAGGAAACAATTTCTATTTCCCGTTTGtgtaataaaaaatcaaaatagtttctttttcatttctttttgtagTAATCATTATTATATATCGAATTAgtgcaaaatatttttttactaaagattactatattttaaaattttatttaaattcaacaatataaatacattattgtgataagaattattatttataaaattattaaaaactataaatagtaaaatatatgaaaaccaaaagaacataatatatatatatacatatacatacacaCGTGGGAGTGACTAAGTAAAAAGcaagaaaaagaattaaaatataTGTGAATAGTGGTCGTATAAAGTATAAAATGTATTAGAGCATAAAATATGACAAAAAAGGTCTTATTTTCTAAATCCTCAATTGAGTAATTTATACAACTAAACAAAAAGTCATGTCTTTCGATTTCGTTgaaaaaatttcttagaaaatgGCCATCTTTTCCATAGCTAACAAACCTTAGACTGTGCTTTAATCTTTGATATATTTTCACTTTATTTGAcaaattttgacacttaaattttataaatattttgcataaaatattaagATAAACAAGAACTCATGTTTAAAGACTTTTCCATAAATTgacctttatttcttccaaatgTCATTTAGAAGGaaacaaatatattaaataatgaatACTTGTTTATTTTGAAGGTATCAAACCGATTGTAACTCTATTCCATTGGGATCTTCCACAAGTTATAGAAGATCAGTATCAAGGTTTTCTAAACCCTAAAATTATGTAAGTACAATTTTAAATATGTGTATGAGAAAcgactattcatattaatctgcTTTAATTATTTGTGTGAGAACTCGTAATTCATATTGTCCTATTATATGACAGTGATGATTTTCGTGATTATGCTGAGTTGTGCTTTAATACATTTGGCGATCGAGTGAAGCTTTGGGTCACTATAAATGAGCCAATGATGTATGCACAACAAGGTTATGCAAGTGCAACGTTTGCTCCAGGTAGATGTTCAAATCGTTCAAGATGCTCTGCAGGTGATTCCAGTGTTGAACCATACATAGTAGCACACCATCTACTCCTTGCTCATGCTGCCGCGGTCAAactatataaagaaaaatatcaggtGAAATCTATATTCATTCTGAATATTAatgtgtaaataaaataaataatcatttttaaaatataaatactcGTAAAACTATAATTTTATAGCATAATTGATAATAATTTCCTTGTTTGCCAAAAAAAATCCTTAGAATGCAAGCATAAAGAGaaatcataaaataaataatccaTTGTACGAGACTCTACTAATAACATCTTAATTAGTTAAGTTATGGAAACCTAACATGCTTAATAGACTCACAaacataaaatgataaaatatttattaatttatttaatttctttcaattaaaaCTTTGTAGATTTCGCAAAAAGGTCAAATTGGAATTTCACTAAATATTAACTGGATGGTGCCATACTCAAATTCACAAAAAGACCAACTAGCAACAGATCGAGGTTTTGCTTTTACATATGGTtggtatgtatttatttatttttatttatgtttgaatttatataaatatggatatgtatatcaaaataaaataaaatggaactGAATTTACTTTTTTTGTTCTGTTGAAGGTTTATGGAGCAACTATATTCTGGATCTTACCCACTAGAAATGATTGTTAATGTGGGAAAAAGATTACCAAATTTTACTAAGGAGGAAACCAATACGATTAAAGGATCTTATGATTTCATCGGAATCAATTACTATACTGCGAGATATATTGCTAATACTCCTTGTCGAACTCAAAATTTGAACTACATCACTGACTCTTGTATCGATATTAAAAGTATGTAAATCAACTTTTTTCTTCACTAAAATTaccttattattttctaatcAAAGAAATTACTTACTTTAGGTGAACGAAATGGAATTCCAATTGGTCCTCATATAGaggtataatttataaattaatataaaacttaAGTATCATAAAGtgacttttttatttatcatgctactttttatttcttgaaatatttttattagaattttaaatatTGTTATCATTTAATTATGTAGAGAGTAATTAAAGTTCCTAAATCTAATTTAATTGAACAGGGTACTTGGATGTATATCTATCCAGAAGGGCTTCAATATTATCTACTTTACATCAGAAACAAGTACAATGACCCTGTAATCTATATTACAGAGAATGGTAAAAAACAACTACACACATAAGAATAATAAACAATTATTTCATATTCTtacatttattttgttttgtattagGAGTTGCTGAGCATAAAGATAACACAAGTTCTATTTTGGAAGATGATAAAGTGAGAATAGAATATTTTCATAGTCATTTAAGTCGcactcttgaagcaataaggtgagtattataaattacaaaaaaaaaaaaaaacaataatggtgattttgttgataaaaaaatgaattgatgACTTGAACAGGCTTGGAGTAAACGTAAAGGGGTACATAGCATGGTCGTTTTTAGACAATTTTGAGTGGACAGCTGACTACACAGCCAAATCTGGAATAGTTCATGGTGACTTCAAAAATGGATTCAAAAGATACCCAAAACAATCATCATTTTGGTTCAAAAAATTTCTTACTGTTACTAGTATAGAGTAGCTTACGTGGCTCTCTTCTTTTACTTGTTCAATGTACACAACATAAATTAATAAGCATAATAAAGTATTCCTGTTAATATGGGTTTTCCTAAGGATAATGTCTAATTGCATCATTCAGTTTATTTTAGCTTCTTCTAATGACAATCAACCTTCTTTTATTTCCTCAtatttcactcaattgaacAAATTTTGAGAAGAAATGGCCTTTACCTTCTTGTACATATGGTGAAGCTAGTTATGTCAATGAGCAATGTTTCAAAACTATTACCTATCTAAATTGGTTAAAGAGTGGTTTCaagaagaaaataatttagctAAAGCATGAGATTTTGTATttcttataatgaaaatagtaaTGACATATGTGAAAGATCAACTAATGGAAAACGAGAATGGGGGATGttctaaaaagaatttcaaaagTACTTCAGAAGGAAATATGTCTAGGAGATTCAAACTAGAATATATATGGTGTGGCCGGTGTGTCAGCCACGTGTTTTGtccaaaaatcaattttttttactatttagaAAACTCTTTGCTAATACGAATTCATCTCATGGACCAAGCCTTTAAagcatcatttattttaatttataaccatATGAATTAGAACTGTAGTAAAATATGATAATATTATCTCTATTAGTCTCTTAGTGATGTCTCCAATCCACACGATGATCACGATCGGACTTGAAAAGACCTAAAACAATCAACAAACAGTTAGGGAGGGGCTGCTCAACTCAGTGATCTACTTTAAGGAAGTAAATTTGAAAACAATATGTGTTTGAAGAATGAATGCATACCTTGTGGCGTTTATCAATGGGCTATTTATAGAGATCTGAAAATATACCTGAGATTGAGTACCTTTCCACGTCTaagtaattaattggctttagaGCCATTCCATTTTTACTTTTTCATAAGATTCGGTGTGTTATTTGGAAAAGGACTCTCCTCCCTAGGGATTCATTGAACTTTAAGGACTATTTAAGGACTCTCCTACCTGAGAATGAATGCTAAAGTTTCTAGTTGATATGAGCCTATTTAAGGACTCTCCTCCCTAGGGATTCATTGAACTTCAAGACTACAACCTTCGGGCTTTCCTTCTTGCAAAGTTAGTTTGACCATGGACATATAATTTTTCATCACCTCCCAACGTGCTTCAAAATTCccgtgaacggaatccgggtgggcgttttctggcgagaaaacaagtgcccagaaaattctaaaaaaattctagaaaatgtaaaacattattccgagaaactttaattcttgggtcgaagcaggatttcttacgatttagtcccaataaaaattgttctttaagtttatccattttacagGCTTCAACAATATATTGGCTCAAAAGGTTTTATACTTTTTATAACCGACAGTTATGAGAATCAAATGGTTTTAAGCTTTTTGTAACCGATGATGGGTATAATGAACATTAATCTTCTTTTAATTAGAGGGTTTTAAGGTTTGTAACAGATATGAGAATCAAaaggttttaaattttttgtaacCGACAAATATGGAATGAAATGATTTGAAGTTTCTTTATAACCGATAAATATGGGAAGGGTTGTATGATTTTTGTAACCAACGATGGAGGGGATGAACATGAATctacttaaaaaaattaaatttttttttatttttttacctgTAATTTTTATATCTAGTGTGATATTTTGTTATCAACTGTGTGTTTCACTATAAaagattttataatttttacaactCATCTATTGCTGACATGGTATGTTCACATAATATGTTTTGAACTCAActtttatatatagatagagatATGCGTTAGGGGCATAAGattatgtacaaattatttaatgtttttgatAATGACGATCTATAAAAATGCATCTAAAAAATTATtggtatatgtgtgtgtgtttttCTTTGTAGTGATTTGGAGAACATTATGAGGAAAGtttattttaagtttttaccaaattaaatatttagttatTAATGAGAAATATTTAATAAGGGGTTTTATTTATCcgcattatatttataaaaaaagtgCTTTTTTTAATGAAGgatttattgtatcatcattattatttttcttattatagAATAGTTTTGTTGTAATATTGTAATTAATTGTTTGCATAGAAACTGAAACCATGTCTATATTgtggcaaattattagaagcaccgggttctccatgtcaaatggaggaccttccatacatattttgacacgtgtaacatcGACCCACACATGTTATAAGAGGTCCTATATTGTTAGTTGTTACAACTTACGATAGACTTCCACTAATTGTGTATATAAATGTGTACattaacaataataaacatCAGTTGAGGTTTTCACTTGTTATAAAAagaaacacattcttcaacatcTTCTACACGAACAAaatgtttgattttgaaattgaattCAACAAGAAAATTGGATGTCTTGTTTACATAATTACCCATTTACTAGTTtcctgtcacacccgacccttaacggcatcgggcatgaaggGAATATATCTTAAACCAATTTCttaacaattcgtaagaaactCTATCACAAATTatctaaattttattatttatttggcttggacttgataactctatcaagcttcctacgtatcccaaaCGCAACgtcatttaaaatttaaaatgggaatcaaagccacgtagttcttcTTAGATTTTACTAcaccatttatttttcatttaccCTTGTATCTCCATAACTTACTTGAAATGATAAATTGTTTATGCAATTCATTTTTCGAATTAAATTATTCACGGTATATACATATTTAACCCCATTCTCACTACTTATGTTCactagaatatatatatacgattttaatttatttatttaaagaatttgTTACTAACGGAACTCATTTTACTCCATAAACGACTCTTTTTACCAAACCAATTCAACCAAGGTTTAAACCATTTTGTTTTACCATAGgatataatttcaaaattttaaattctaaAACTACTCATTCTATCAAATATACCCGATTATATTCAAAATCATCCCAACGTGCTAAAATGAcccatatatatacatattgacTCATAAACGAATCAAATTCCAAGTCTAACCcgactattttttttatcactgaACCGTTTTTATCAAACGAATTAACCAAGTCTAATACGACTCTTTTACAAAACGAATTAACCCAAGGTCTAACACGCCTCTTTTACCAAAGAAccgtttttattaaaattttgtagTCCCACATTAATAATAATGCATTTAAGATAAATTTTCAGCATCCTACCTTTTACTAATAATATCATTTTGAaactataatataaataaataattgtttatagtccttttgcttaataataatatttttctttatagtACTTAATTATGTGAAACTACTTATATTGTAATTATATAAGCACAAGAAATGTTGCCtgtttctcatttttttctacTCGTGAAAACTACTCTCCAAAATTCTTAATAAGCTGACTCGGATTAAAAAGGATACTTAATTTCAAGACAAACATAGTATTTTGCAGCTAGCATCAGATCCAAACACAAGAATAACTCACAACCAAGAACCAACTCAATTACTGTAACAACTCATGTTATTAAACAAAGAAAACCATGTTCCTAATCTGAAAGAACTCAGACAataataacatatatcatataTCAGGAAACTATGTCAGTATAAATATCAGAACATGAGAAATCAAGAACAGGAACCTAAATACAATTTTACCTTTGAACACCGTAGTGCATGTTCAATTCGAACCACTAGGAGTTCCGAGAAAAACCCCGTGAAAGACTTCGGATCTCCACCGCCGTATACAAGCACGGAATTAAACCCCACAAAGATTTAAGAAGATtgggttttataaaaaaaaatgaatgatcCTTTAGCACCACCAAGAATCCTCTTAAGAAGAAAAGCAAGAAGGATATGAATTTTCTTCCTCTTGTAATTCATGGTTTCtaatatttatcttttttttatacCTCTCCCAGACAACCTTTGAAAAACTTCCCTATCTCTCCTTTTTAATCATTttctaaaaatgatttttttacttCCATGAAGATGTTTTCATAAGGGACACATGCTATAATATTGATTTCTTAAATGACACATGCCATAACATTTCATCTTTTAATGACACATGTTAGATCATTGATTTCTTAAATGACACATGCCATCTACTTGGcacaatataaaatttataccatatatatatgtagaatAAATTTAATCTTAAGTGACACATGCacattatataaatttatattatatacatgaaaaataaaaattcataaaataaattttgcattataaaatataatgaatacataaaaaaattcaGGACATTATGCTTCTACTAAAACGAAAGTTgtcgtttatttttttttattttactttgacATTTCTAAA comes from the Euphorbia lathyris chromosome 5, ddEupLath1.1, whole genome shotgun sequence genome and includes:
- the LOC136229806 gene encoding beta-glucosidase 12-like, with amino-acid sequence MTYVKDQLMENENGGCSKKNCKSSVADHSNASITTDQYHRYKEDVRILKDICFDIYRFSIFWSRVLPKGGRRGGVNKKGINHYNKLINHLLSKGIKPIVTLFHWDLPQVIEDQYQGFLNPKIIDDFRDYAELCFNTFGDRVKLWVTINEPMMYAQQGYASATFAPGRCSNRSRCSAGDSSVEPYIVAHHLLLAHAAAVKLYKEKYQISQKGQIGISLNINWMVPYSNSQKDQLATDRGFAFTYGWFMEQLYSGSYPLEMIVNVGKRLPNFTKEETNTIKGSYDFIGINYYTARYIANTPCRTQNLNYITDSCIDIKSERNGIPIGPHIEGTWMYIYPEGLQYYLLYIRNKYNDPVIYITENGVAEHKDNTSSILEDDKVRIEYFHSHLSRTLEAIRLGVNVKGYIAWSFLDNFEWTADYTAKSGIVHGDFKNGFKRYPKQSSFWFKKFLTVTSIE